Proteins from one Hyperolius riggenbachi isolate aHypRig1 chromosome 2, aHypRig1.pri, whole genome shotgun sequence genomic window:
- the TNNI1 gene encoding troponin I, slow skeletal muscle, whose translation MYLQEPDDEKAAHSRSVFPHYFPMQSPDESRKSKISASRKLLLKSLMLAKAKEAWEQDHVNTQAEKQRYLNERVPHANTHGLGLAQLQELCRELHEKAGIVDEERYDIEAKVIHNTRAIQDLRMKVLDLRGKFKRPALRRVRVSADAMLRALLGSKHKVSMDLRANLKSVKKEDTEKERPVEVSDWRKNVEAMSGMEGRKKMFDAAKSPTSP comes from the exons atgtacctacaggagcctgatgatgaaaaggcagctcactcccgtaGTGTCTTCCCCCActacttccctatgcagagtcctgatgagagt AGAAAATCCAAAATTTCGGCTTCACGCAAGCTCTTGTTGAAG AGCTTGATGCTAGCAAAGGCAAAAGAGGCTTGGGAACAGGATCACGTAAACACACAGGCGGAGAAGCAGAGGTACCTAAACGAAAGAGTGCCACATGCCAACACACATGGCCTGGGACTGGCTCAATTACAG GAACTGTGTCGGGAACTCCATGAGAAAGCTGGGATTGTTGATGAGGAAAGATATGACATTGAAGCAAAAGTTATTCATAACACAAGAGCA ATTCAAGACCTAAGGATGAAGGTATTGGACCTGCGCGGGAAGTTTAAGAGACCGGCCCTTCGTAGGGTGCGAGTATCAGCTGATGCCATGCTCCGTGCTCTTCTGGGTTCAAAACACAAGGTTTCCATGGATTTACGTGCCAACCTGAAATCTGTGAAGAAAGAGGATACTGAAAAG GAGCGTCCAGTTGAAGTCAGTGACTGGCGTAAGAATGTGGAAGCCATGTCAGGCATGGAAGGCAGAAAGAAAATGTTTGATGCAGCAAAATCACCAACATCACCGTAA